One stretch of Geoalkalibacter ferrihydriticus DSM 17813 DNA includes these proteins:
- a CDS encoding RHS repeat-associated core domain-containing protein, with translation MTAPSRFFKFFLLTWLLFFCFIPKPTWATAIAESSLSFSFNISPAAGNLTLLDPWFMETFAWASNSLGEMDFGFGFSEDSAASSAAVTWASGQGSSSGNTGAAQSRVHIPGTDVGYAESLGRGGTSGFFMITGGEGTVDVDFSASLLGSMFVFTDEFGVFAKTETIFGLELDGAPLLFFYDFLEIGPNSIDSSPISDVLFSTLTLDYDTPYFLYAEGDSESYAANVPEPSTFILLLAGLIGALLFKRGRKAKVEGRKNGFFLGGFFLCALTGFLLLSFAGPGFAKYLGAPPPPACDSNPCCPSVGPCTCEFEGDSALSFTEGNLQERRDIACLPTLCLGITYQSANADSSWGRVDTVLGYGWTHSFNTFLYSQRGHMFRSDEEGRVVKYRRGPGGTFTPITGYFETLAQNADGSFTLTREDGTVLNFAFIPDTPFMVGGPVFRLTGITDRNADTTTLVYAGGTLVEVVDPYGRSLEFEYDGVNKLRAVIDPLDRRTEFAYDDTGRNLSRITDPDGRITSYAYNMFSQLTGKVDPDGRELIYIYRNRKPVEIRDGEGRSILHLSNPVNWATDSTALARDLQIEMVPSTTTKKDARGNLWRYEYNRQGYITRLIAPDGATTSYTYDPLTVRLASVTDALGHVTHYAYDSRGNLIRTTDCQGNLTEYTYEPIFNSLTSLTDADGRVTTREYDARGNLVRETDPLGNDRLWTYDARGNVLTITDRNGNTTSHDYDAFGNRIKITDALGNVTTLTYDLAGNVLTHTDALERVTSYAYDALNRLITETDPLGQVTQYAYDGAGNRTQVIDAKGNATTYAYDLRGRLIRITDALGQVETQAYDGNGNRIRLTDQNGNSTRFAYDAQNRLIKTTDALGHTTAMAYDGVGNLVSSTDAENHTTTFAYDCLNRQILETDPLGCETRIAYAELNGPGCTACSGAPLGSSLPAKQIDALGKVTYFRYDDLGRLLKEIRKVGDTEDVINADDAVTAYTYDAEGNRLSLIEPNGNTTTFSYDALHQLIVETNAAGEATLTGYDAVGNITSIAEPNGNITSYLYDALDRVVRSEDLEGIVATFNYDPVGNRLSEADGNGNETSYGYDPLHRPVRIVDAMGEATEYTYDAFGNLMTMRDRENKLTRHVYDAVHRRVETIDAIGGVTRSEYDGVGNLVRLIDARGNATLYVYDPINRLTHETYADGGTRTFGYDCVGNLVTRTDQKNQTTTYTYNDLYFLIQRSYPGDAPDLFTYDLSGRMLSAEKGGWLVSFAYDGANRVTQTTQNGRVIQYAYDIPERTRTLTYPGGLLIEERLDPRGRLQQINDLASPPPLVTYAYDPGNRVVSRSYVNGAFATYSYNANNWITQLNHGAGAALIAGFRHDYDKEGNKRFEEQLHNPPRSEAYGYDAIYRLVDYQVGDLVGAAVPVPATQTAYDLDLLGNWNSKTTDGLTQNRSHNQVNELIAIDGLALAYDANGNLIEDERHTYVYDDENRLLRVTRNSDGQIVASYQYDALGRRVAKQTDLSGVMDETLYFHDDARVIEEQDDLAQTLAEYIYGNYVDEVLVMRRADQLFFYHQNTLWSVAAVTNSAAAVVERYTYDAYGCVSISDGAFNPVAENAWGTPRSAIENPWMFTGRQLDEETGLYFYRARYYDCEKGRFLQRDPILDKALEIKKQARGFQPLHSFIKITNNSDSSTSQRKLYVLNAYEYAASNPSNSVDPSGLASVACTTCICCGGIYAGFCSLICATSFWDDPNDSWGRCFLKCVSSTRGRALGIICETACVACVGGKRLPKGNIRPGPRPPWHPQPPRPPWIH, from the coding sequence ATGACCGCGCCAAGTCGTTTCTTCAAGTTTTTCCTGCTTACCTGGCTGCTATTTTTCTGTTTCATTCCCAAACCCACCTGGGCGACGGCCATCGCCGAGAGTTCTCTCTCTTTCAGTTTTAATATCTCTCCCGCCGCCGGCAATTTGACCTTACTCGATCCCTGGTTCATGGAAACCTTTGCCTGGGCCTCCAACAGCCTGGGCGAGATGGACTTTGGTTTTGGCTTTTCCGAGGACAGCGCGGCTTCCTCCGCGGCGGTCACCTGGGCCTCTGGCCAAGGGAGCAGCTCAGGTAACACCGGTGCGGCCCAAAGCCGGGTTCATATTCCGGGTACTGATGTCGGCTATGCCGAATCGTTAGGGCGAGGCGGTACCTCGGGTTTTTTTATGATTACCGGGGGCGAAGGGACGGTCGACGTTGATTTTTCCGCAAGCCTTCTGGGGTCCATGTTCGTATTCACCGATGAATTCGGGGTGTTCGCAAAAACCGAAACCATTTTCGGGCTCGAACTTGATGGGGCGCCGTTGCTCTTTTTCTATGACTTTCTTGAAATAGGCCCCAATTCCATCGATTCCAGCCCCATCTCGGATGTTTTGTTCTCCACGCTGACCCTTGACTACGACACCCCGTACTTTCTTTATGCCGAAGGCGATTCGGAATCCTATGCCGCCAACGTGCCGGAGCCTTCGACTTTTATTCTGTTGCTGGCGGGTTTGATCGGGGCTTTATTGTTCAAGCGAGGGCGAAAGGCCAAAGTGGAGGGAAGAAAGAACGGCTTTTTCCTGGGAGGTTTTTTCCTTTGTGCCCTGACGGGATTTTTGCTTCTGTCCTTTGCCGGGCCGGGCTTTGCAAAGTACCTGGGCGCGCCCCCTCCACCGGCTTGCGATTCAAATCCATGCTGCCCGTCCGTCGGCCCCTGCACCTGCGAATTCGAGGGTGATAGTGCGCTGAGCTTTACCGAGGGCAATCTGCAGGAGCGAAGGGATATCGCCTGCCTTCCGACGCTGTGCCTGGGAATCACCTACCAAAGCGCCAATGCCGATTCCTCCTGGGGTCGGGTCGACACGGTGCTGGGATACGGCTGGACGCACAGCTTCAACACCTTTCTCTACAGTCAGCGCGGCCATATGTTTCGCAGCGACGAAGAAGGGCGGGTCGTCAAATATCGGCGCGGCCCCGGAGGCACTTTCACCCCCATAACGGGCTATTTTGAAACCCTCGCGCAGAATGCCGACGGCTCATTTACCCTGACCAGGGAAGACGGTACGGTTCTCAATTTTGCCTTCATCCCAGACACCCCCTTCATGGTCGGCGGCCCGGTGTTTCGCTTGACCGGCATCACCGACCGCAACGCCGACACCACAACCTTGGTTTATGCCGGGGGCACTTTGGTCGAGGTTGTCGACCCCTACGGCCGCAGCCTGGAATTCGAATACGACGGGGTGAACAAGCTCAGGGCGGTGATCGATCCCCTGGACCGCAGGACGGAATTCGCCTACGACGACACGGGCCGCAACCTTTCGCGCATCACCGATCCCGACGGCCGGATCACCAGCTATGCATACAACATGTTTTCGCAACTGACCGGGAAGGTCGATCCCGATGGACGGGAACTGATTTACATCTACCGGAACAGAAAGCCCGTCGAAATCAGGGACGGCGAGGGCAGGTCCATCCTGCACCTGAGCAATCCCGTCAACTGGGCCACCGATAGCACCGCCCTGGCCCGTGACCTGCAAATAGAAATGGTGCCGAGCACCACCACCAAAAAGGATGCGCGCGGGAACCTCTGGCGCTACGAATACAACCGGCAGGGGTACATCACCAGGCTCATCGCCCCCGACGGCGCGACCACGAGTTACACTTACGATCCCCTCACCGTGCGCCTGGCCAGTGTTACCGACGCCCTGGGACATGTCACGCATTACGCCTACGACAGCCGCGGCAACCTCATCAGGACGACAGACTGCCAGGGCAACCTGACGGAGTATACCTACGAACCGATCTTCAACAGCCTCACCAGCCTGACCGATGCCGACGGGCGGGTGACCACCAGGGAATACGATGCGCGCGGCAATCTGGTCAGGGAAACCGATCCCCTGGGCAACGACCGCCTCTGGACCTATGACGCCAGGGGCAATGTTCTTACGATAACGGACCGAAACGGCAACACCACCAGCCACGACTATGACGCCTTTGGCAACCGCATCAAAATCACCGACGCCCTGGGCAATGTGACTACCCTGACCTATGACCTGGCTGGAAATGTGCTGACTCACACAGATGCCCTGGAGCGTGTCACCAGCTATGCCTACGACGCGCTGAATCGGCTCATCACGGAAACTGACCCCCTGGGTCAGGTCACGCAGTATGCCTACGACGGGGCGGGTAACCGCACCCAGGTCATCGATGCCAAGGGCAACGCCACCACTTACGCCTATGACCTGCGCGGCCGGCTGATCCGGATCACCGACGCCCTCGGGCAGGTCGAAACCCAAGCCTACGACGGCAACGGCAACCGCATTCGCCTGACGGACCAGAACGGCAATAGCACCCGATTCGCCTACGATGCGCAGAACCGCTTGATCAAAACCACCGATGCCCTGGGCCACACAACGGCCATGGCCTACGACGGGGTGGGTAATCTTGTTTCCTCAACCGACGCGGAAAACCACACCACCACTTTCGCCTACGATTGCCTCAACCGGCAGATTCTCGAAACCGACCCGCTGGGATGCGAGACCCGGATCGCTTATGCCGAACTCAATGGTCCCGGTTGCACGGCCTGTTCGGGAGCGCCCCTCGGTTCGAGCCTGCCGGCCAAGCAGATCGACGCCTTGGGCAAGGTCACTTATTTCCGCTATGACGATCTTGGTCGGCTGCTCAAGGAGATCCGCAAGGTCGGAGATACCGAGGACGTCATCAATGCCGACGACGCGGTGACCGCCTACACCTACGACGCCGAGGGCAACCGTCTGAGCCTGATTGAGCCCAACGGCAACACCACGACCTTCAGCTACGATGCCCTGCATCAACTCATCGTGGAAACCAATGCCGCGGGTGAAGCCACCCTGACCGGCTACGACGCAGTGGGCAATATCACGTCGATTGCGGAGCCCAACGGCAATATCACCAGCTACCTCTACGATGCTCTGGATCGGGTGGTGCGCAGTGAAGATCTTGAGGGGATCGTCGCGACCTTCAACTACGACCCGGTCGGCAATCGCTTGTCCGAGGCCGACGGCAACGGCAACGAAACCTCCTATGGGTATGACCCGCTCCATCGGCCGGTGCGCATCGTGGACGCCATGGGCGAGGCCACCGAATACACCTACGACGCCTTCGGCAATCTGATGACGATGCGCGATCGCGAGAACAAGCTCACCCGCCATGTCTACGATGCCGTCCATCGCCGGGTGGAAACCATCGACGCCATCGGCGGCGTGACGCGCTCTGAATACGACGGCGTCGGCAACCTGGTGCGCCTCATCGATGCCCGCGGCAACGCCACCCTCTACGTCTACGACCCGATCAACCGACTGACTCACGAAACCTACGCCGATGGCGGCACCCGCACCTTCGGTTACGACTGCGTCGGCAACCTGGTGACCCGCACCGACCAGAAAAACCAGACCACGACCTACACCTACAACGACCTCTATTTCCTCATTCAGCGCAGCTATCCCGGCGATGCCCCCGACCTGTTCACCTATGACCTCTCCGGGCGCATGCTGAGCGCGGAAAAGGGCGGGTGGTTGGTGAGCTTTGCCTACGACGGGGCCAATCGCGTCACCCAGACCACCCAGAACGGGCGCGTGATCCAGTACGCCTACGACATCCCCGAACGCACGCGCACCCTGACCTATCCCGGCGGCCTGCTCATCGAAGAGCGCCTGGACCCGCGCGGGCGCCTGCAGCAGATCAACGATCTCGCCTCGCCGCCGCCCCTGGTCACATACGCCTATGATCCCGGCAATCGGGTCGTGTCCCGCAGCTATGTCAACGGCGCTTTCGCGACCTACAGCTACAACGCCAACAACTGGATCACCCAACTCAACCACGGCGCCGGAGCGGCCCTCATCGCCGGCTTCCGCCATGACTATGACAAGGAAGGCAACAAGCGCTTCGAAGAGCAATTGCACAACCCGCCGCGCTCCGAAGCTTACGGCTACGACGCCATTTACCGGCTGGTGGATTACCAGGTCGGCGATCTGGTCGGCGCCGCCGTACCGGTGCCCGCGACCCAGACCGCGTATGATTTGGATCTGCTCGGCAACTGGAACAGCAAGACCACCGATGGCCTCACCCAGAACCGCAGCCACAATCAGGTCAACGAACTGATCGCCATCGACGGCCTGGCTCTGGCCTACGACGCCAACGGCAACCTCATCGAGGACGAGCGCCACACCTATGTCTACGACGACGAGAACCGCCTGCTGCGCGTCACCCGCAACAGCGACGGTCAAATCGTCGCCAGTTATCAGTACGACGCCCTCGGCCGCCGTGTGGCCAAACAGACCGACCTATCCGGCGTGATGGATGAAACCTTGTATTTTCATGACGATGCCCGGGTGATCGAGGAGCAGGATGATTTGGCGCAAACCCTCGCCGAGTACATCTACGGCAACTATGTCGACGAGGTGCTGGTCATGCGCCGCGCCGACCAACTCTTTTTCTACCACCAGAACACCCTCTGGTCCGTCGCCGCCGTCACCAACAGCGCCGCCGCCGTCGTCGAGCGCTACACCTACGACGCCTATGGATGCGTCAGCATCAGCGACGGCGCCTTTAACCCCGTGGCGGAAAATGCCTGGGGCACGCCGCGCAGCGCCATTGAAAACCCCTGGATGTTCACCGGGCGACAGTTGGACGAGGAGACGGGGCTGTATTTTTACCGGGCGCGCTATTACGACTGTGAGAAGGGGAGGTTTTTGCAGAGGGATCCGATTCTTGACAAAGCCTTAGAGATCAAGAAGCAGGCCAGAGGATTCCAGCCTTTGCACTCTTTTATAAAAATTACGAACAATAGCGACAGTTCCACGTCGCAGAGAAAGCTATATGTTTTGAATGCGTATGAGTACGCGGCGTCTAACCCATCAAACTCAGTAGACCCATCCGGTTTAGCAAGCGTTGCATGCACAACCTGCATCTGCTGCGGCGGGATCTACGCGGGTTTCTGCAGCCTCATTTGTGCCACAAGCTTCTGGGACGATCCCAACGATTCTTGGGGAAGATGCTTCCTTAAGTGTGTTTCGTCTACACGTGGCAGAGCACTTGGCATAATCTGCGAAACGGCATGCGTGGCCTGTGTCGGCGGAAAAAGGTTGCCTAAGGGAAATATCCGACCAGGTCCACGACCACCATGGCACCCGCAGCCGCCGCGACCGCCATGGATACACTAA
- a CDS encoding CBS domain-containing protein, which yields MDTTIILSVGGFIAILAVLVLLRAKSSRFEVKPTDIIVAVVPVVLFLLVTGKLQTFEIGEGGLKIEAAFVKASEQSIDLQVAPLTGVPAEPVRLDPKEAVSKIPQLLERQTEGLLFRLGHGGYWGSAIEEYFVALTRQPFLKYLLIEHPDGRFFGIADARALTELLQNPNAPFRADDLARWFNQSDTKALVRLPGFIAATDAVPTGTDKFQALQQMEALGVERLPAVDEAQRFVGMVERSRLTASLLIDVTKSLQK from the coding sequence ATGGACACCACCATCATTCTGTCAGTCGGCGGTTTCATCGCCATTCTCGCCGTGTTGGTGCTGCTACGGGCCAAGAGTAGCCGCTTTGAGGTCAAACCGACGGATATCATCGTGGCGGTGGTGCCGGTGGTCTTGTTTCTGCTGGTGACCGGCAAGTTGCAGACTTTTGAGATCGGCGAGGGCGGCCTCAAGATCGAGGCGGCCTTCGTCAAGGCCTCAGAGCAGAGTATCGACTTGCAGGTGGCGCCCTTAACCGGGGTGCCCGCGGAGCCTGTGCGGCTTGATCCCAAGGAGGCGGTGAGTAAGATCCCGCAGTTGTTGGAGCGCCAGACCGAAGGGCTGCTGTTTCGCCTCGGCCACGGCGGCTACTGGGGGTCGGCCATCGAGGAATATTTCGTGGCCCTGACCCGCCAGCCGTTTCTCAAATATCTGCTCATCGAACACCCCGACGGGCGCTTTTTCGGCATTGCCGACGCCCGCGCCCTCACCGAGCTGCTGCAAAACCCCAATGCGCCCTTTCGCGCCGACGATCTGGCGCGCTGGTTCAACCAGTCCGACACCAAGGCCCTGGTGCGGCTGCCCGGTTTTATCGCCGCCACAGATGCGGTGCCCACCGGCACGGACAAATTCCAGGCCTTGCAGCAGATGGAGGCCCTCGGCGTCGAGCGCCTGCCGGCGGTGGATGAAGCGCAGCGTTTCGTCGGCATGGTCGAGCGCTCGCGCCTCACCGCGAGCTTGTTGATCGATGTGACGAAGAGTTTGCAGAAGTGA
- a CDS encoding DUF86 domain-containing protein, whose product MQLEILKYLYDIRHACQLLKQFTDAKDLSDYLANTMLRSAVERQFEIIGEALNQALRRDPSLANHISNSGRIIAFRNRLIHGYASISDEVVWGLLESQLPILTQEVSQLLEKSN is encoded by the coding sequence ATGCAGCTTGAAATTCTAAAATACCTCTATGACATCCGACATGCCTGCCAACTGCTGAAACAGTTTACCGATGCTAAAGATTTGTCCGACTATCTGGCGAATACCATGTTGCGCTCTGCCGTTGAGCGCCAGTTCGAAATCATCGGCGAGGCCCTTAATCAAGCGCTGCGCCGCGATCCATCCCTGGCCAATCACATCAGCAACAGCGGCAGAATCATCGCCTTTCGCAACCGCCTGATTCACGGCTATGCATCAATCTCCGACGAGGTCGTCTGGGGCTTACTGGAATCGCAGCTGCCGATTTTGACGCAAGAAGTCTCGCAGCTTCTCGAGAAATCCAACTGA
- a CDS encoding nucleotidyltransferase family protein has translation MYSAIETNQDQLRSLCRVHRVQRLSLFGSATSDNFDPSVSDLDFLVEFQPLSPRERAEHYFGLLEDLEALFGMNIDLVELSPIRNPYFRQAVENSRVDLFDAA, from the coding sequence ATGTATTCCGCCATTGAAACCAATCAAGATCAATTGCGCTCTCTGTGCCGCGTGCACCGGGTTCAGCGCCTCTCCCTCTTTGGCTCTGCCACCTCGGACAATTTTGATCCTTCCGTCAGTGACCTCGACTTTCTGGTTGAGTTCCAGCCTCTGTCCCCCAGGGAACGCGCCGAGCATTATTTTGGCTTGCTGGAGGATTTGGAAGCCTTATTCGGTATGAACATCGACCTGGTTGAACTCTCCCCCATCCGTAATCCCTATTTTCGCCAGGCTGTTGAAAACAGTCGCGTGGATCTTTTTGATGCAGCTTGA
- a CDS encoding DUF3187 family protein: MNCAFWMARNFRRRGSTRLCLMLAVLSLAWSAEPVHADEIRPFFSRNLHPIVQIFGLPPAEGGFLVAPGATDLRLVAEAANHFCGSVRDHANAFFDGETYRLTLAVRQGLAPRWELGLDVGLVAHDGGVLDAVVDEFHDLSGARDHGRDKVPRDELLYYYHRDGVTYLEMDRSGAGFSDVTLLLAYQLVVATEHRRRALALRGGVKLPTGDAARLHGSGATDVHVRLAGTDAQSLRALNLTLYASAGVLRLGRGDVLPQIQREWVGFATLGLGWKARNWLALKAQVDGHTAFFRDSCRKQINSPSAQLVFGGTFFLPRHWSLDLAASEDLVLGTAPDVSFHLSLGRRF, translated from the coding sequence ATGAATTGCGCATTCTGGATGGCCCGAAATTTTCGCCGACGGGGCAGTACACGACTGTGCCTGATGCTTGCGGTCCTGAGCCTGGCCTGGTCTGCCGAGCCGGTGCATGCTGATGAAATCAGACCCTTTTTCTCCCGCAATCTGCATCCCATCGTGCAGATATTCGGGCTGCCGCCGGCCGAGGGCGGGTTTCTGGTGGCGCCGGGGGCCACCGACCTGCGCCTGGTGGCCGAAGCCGCCAATCACTTCTGCGGCAGTGTGCGGGACCATGCCAACGCATTCTTCGACGGCGAAACCTATCGGTTGACTCTGGCTGTGCGCCAGGGGCTGGCGCCGCGCTGGGAACTTGGCTTGGATGTGGGCCTGGTGGCGCATGACGGCGGGGTTTTAGACGCCGTGGTCGATGAGTTCCACGACCTCTCCGGCGCGCGCGACCACGGCCGCGATAAGGTTCCGCGCGACGAGCTGCTTTACTATTATCACCGTGACGGAGTGACGTACCTTGAAATGGACCGCAGCGGTGCTGGATTTTCGGATGTGACCCTGCTGCTGGCCTATCAACTGGTGGTTGCGACAGAGCACCGCCGCCGCGCCCTTGCCCTGCGCGGCGGCGTTAAGCTGCCCACGGGCGACGCCGCGCGCCTGCACGGCAGCGGCGCCACCGACGTGCATGTACGTCTGGCGGGTACGGATGCGCAATCCTTGCGCGCTTTGAATCTCACTCTCTATGCTTCCGCCGGTGTTCTGCGATTGGGGCGCGGCGATGTATTGCCCCAGATTCAGCGTGAATGGGTTGGGTTTGCCACCCTCGGATTGGGTTGGAAGGCGCGGAACTGGTTGGCCCTCAAGGCGCAGGTCGACGGGCACACCGCCTTTTTCCGTGACAGCTGCCGCAAGCAGATCAATTCTCCCTCGGCGCAACTGGTGTTCGGCGGCACCTTTTTCCTGCCGCGCCACTGGTCCCTCGATCTGGCCGCCAGCGAAGACCTGGTGCTCGGCACCGCCCCCGATGTCTCTTTCCACTTGAGCCTGGGGCGGCGTTTCTGA
- a CDS encoding alpha-amylase family glycosyl hydrolase: MSTWPKRPIIYEINTWVWLNELAKKQRKPVTLATVPGKEWDAIAALGCDAVWFMGVWERSPAGIRASMENQGLLDDFQRALPDFTAEDNVGSPYCVRNYVVDFHLGGAEGLATARKELAKRGLRLILDFVSNHVAPDHPWVTQQPDFLIQGNYGDLVREPGAFIAAGKGVFACGRDPFCPVWPDVLQLNAFSPELRTAAIETVSSIAAQCDGVRCDMAMLMMNAIFARTWGNRAGVSPAGEYWPELIGAVRTDHPGFLFMAEAYWDLEWELQQQGFDFCYDKKLYDYLEQGPAEAVRAHLGAECPYQERLVRFIENHDEPRAAATFSPEKARAAAVLATTLPGAVLLHEGQLEGRKIRLPVFLRRRPDESDDVELTAFYHRLLPVVAAEPFRSGEWRLCTIDGWPDNDSWRNLVAWGWRKGKERRLVVVNLAGIASQGKLRVPWKDLPGKSWQPAERLDNGDFVRSCDEMHGSVIYVELPPWGYHLLTCAAG; encoded by the coding sequence ATGTCCACTTGGCCGAAACGTCCGATCATCTACGAGATCAACACCTGGGTCTGGCTCAATGAATTGGCGAAAAAACAGAGGAAGCCGGTGACCCTGGCCACCGTCCCCGGGAAGGAATGGGACGCGATTGCCGCGCTTGGCTGCGATGCGGTCTGGTTCATGGGGGTCTGGGAGCGCAGCCCCGCCGGCATCCGGGCCTCCATGGAAAATCAGGGGCTGCTCGACGACTTCCAGCGGGCTCTGCCTGACTTCACCGCAGAAGACAATGTCGGCTCTCCCTACTGTGTCCGCAATTATGTGGTCGATTTCCACCTGGGGGGTGCGGAGGGATTGGCGACAGCCCGCAAGGAACTCGCGAAGCGGGGCCTGCGCCTCATTCTCGACTTTGTCTCCAACCATGTGGCCCCCGACCATCCGTGGGTGACGCAACAACCCGACTTTTTAATCCAGGGCAACTACGGCGACTTGGTGCGCGAACCAGGTGCATTCATCGCTGCCGGGAAGGGCGTCTTCGCCTGCGGCCGCGATCCGTTCTGCCCGGTTTGGCCCGATGTCCTGCAACTCAACGCCTTCAGTCCTGAGTTGCGCACGGCGGCCATCGAGACGGTTTCCTCCATCGCAGCGCAGTGCGACGGGGTGCGCTGCGACATGGCGATGCTGATGATGAACGCTATCTTCGCGCGAACCTGGGGCAACCGGGCCGGTGTCAGCCCGGCCGGGGAATACTGGCCGGAATTGATCGGCGCGGTGCGTACCGACCACCCCGGCTTCCTGTTCATGGCCGAAGCGTATTGGGATCTGGAATGGGAACTGCAGCAGCAGGGGTTCGACTTCTGCTACGACAAGAAGCTTTATGACTACCTGGAGCAGGGTCCGGCGGAGGCGGTACGAGCCCACCTCGGCGCCGAATGCCCCTATCAGGAGCGGCTCGTCCGCTTCATCGAGAATCATGACGAGCCCCGGGCCGCCGCGACCTTCTCCCCTGAAAAGGCGCGGGCCGCTGCCGTGCTCGCAACGACGCTACCAGGGGCCGTGCTGCTCCACGAGGGGCAGCTCGAGGGGCGCAAGATCAGGCTACCAGTCTTTCTGCGTCGGCGCCCCGACGAGTCGGACGATGTAGAGTTAACCGCATTCTATCATCGACTGCTGCCGGTCGTTGCCGCAGAGCCCTTCCGCAGCGGTGAGTGGCGGCTTTGCACCATCGATGGTTGGCCGGACAACGACAGCTGGCGCAACCTGGTCGCCTGGGGTTGGCGCAAGGGCAAGGAGCGACGACTGGTTGTGGTCAACCTTGCCGGGATCGCCTCCCAGGGAAAGCTCAGGGTGCCCTGGAAGGATCTGCCGGGGAAGTCCTGGCAACCTGCGGAGCGTCTTGATAACGGCGATTTCGTGCGTTCTTGCGATGAAATGCACGGCTCTGTGATCTATGTAGAGCTGCCACCCTGGGGCTATCACCTGCTGACCTGTGCCGCAGGGTGA